One part of the Parabacteroides distasonis ATCC 8503 genome encodes these proteins:
- a CDS encoding GDSL-type esterase/lipase family protein produces the protein MRKIIGILSIFLAFALMGQAQRIKVACVGNSVTYGYGIENRETNCYPAQLQQMLGDAYEVENFGHSGATLLNKGYRPYTQQEAYQKALRFAGDYVIIHLGLNDTDPRAWPNYRDDFVRDYLSLIESFRKANPKCKVWVCRMTPISHRHPRFKSGTRDWYWMEQALIEEIARIAGATLVDLQEGLYDRPDLLPDALHPNAEGAGILARTVYGALTGDYGGLQLPDIYSDRMVLQRDQPLPISGIANQGEKVTVTLAGQRKETVAGTNGKWTVTLDPLRVSGKSYTLTVSTPSRTLNYRDVVAGEVWLCSGQSNMAFRVNESVKEEQQQQLDYAKQHSQIRLFDLKPRWETYAVEWDASVLDSLNRLQYYHDAQWEVCDTRNTARFSAIGFAFGRMLADSLQVPVGLILNAVGGSPTEAWIDRKTLEFEFPDILQDWTKNDFIQDWVRERAALNIKQASNPLQRHPYEPCYLFEAGIQPLHRYPIKGIIWYQGESNAHNMEVHERLFPLLVNSWRQNWNADLPFYYVQLSSIDRPSWTWFRDSQRRLAQTVSNTGMAVSSDRGDSLNVHPTRKKEIGERLAHWALNKTYGHNVIPSGPLFRSATFTDNAAYITFDYAKGLTTSDGDPIRTFEIAEQEGLYYPAQAVVENGKVKVWNDQVTHPKLVRYGWQPFTRANLVNEAGMPASTFRAIKE, from the coding sequence ATGAGAAAAATAATAGGAATCTTATCCATCTTCCTCGCTTTCGCTCTCATGGGGCAAGCGCAAAGAATCAAGGTGGCTTGCGTAGGTAATAGCGTGACCTACGGCTACGGAATCGAGAACAGGGAAACAAACTGCTACCCGGCCCAATTGCAACAGATGCTTGGAGATGCCTACGAAGTGGAGAACTTCGGGCATAGCGGGGCTACTTTATTAAACAAGGGATATCGTCCTTATACCCAACAAGAGGCGTATCAAAAGGCACTGAGGTTTGCCGGGGATTACGTGATCATCCATCTGGGATTGAACGATACGGACCCTCGGGCATGGCCGAATTACCGGGACGATTTCGTTCGGGATTATCTTTCCTTGATCGAATCTTTCCGGAAAGCCAATCCGAAATGCAAGGTATGGGTTTGCCGTATGACTCCGATATCTCACCGCCATCCTCGTTTTAAATCCGGTACAAGAGACTGGTACTGGATGGAGCAAGCGCTTATCGAAGAAATCGCCCGGATAGCCGGCGCGACCTTGGTCGATTTGCAGGAAGGATTATATGACCGTCCGGATCTATTGCCCGACGCATTGCATCCAAACGCTGAAGGTGCCGGTATCTTGGCCCGCACCGTTTATGGGGCGCTAACCGGAGATTACGGAGGATTACAGCTTCCTGACATCTATTCGGACCGGATGGTCTTGCAACGGGATCAACCGCTTCCTATATCTGGCATCGCCAACCAAGGGGAGAAAGTAACCGTTACCCTCGCCGGACAAAGGAAGGAGACCGTAGCCGGTACGAACGGGAAATGGACTGTCACGCTCGACCCCTTGCGGGTAAGCGGGAAATCCTATACCTTAACGGTTTCTACCCCCAGCCGCACGCTGAACTATCGGGATGTAGTAGCCGGGGAAGTCTGGCTATGCTCCGGACAATCCAACATGGCGTTCCGGGTAAACGAGAGCGTAAAGGAAGAACAACAGCAACAATTGGATTACGCGAAACAACACTCGCAAATCCGTTTATTCGACCTAAAGCCCCGCTGGGAGACCTACGCCGTGGAATGGGACGCTTCCGTACTGGATTCATTGAACCGCCTGCAATATTACCACGACGCCCAATGGGAAGTATGCGACACGCGGAATACCGCACGCTTCTCGGCCATAGGATTTGCCTTCGGGCGTATGCTGGCCGATAGCTTACAAGTACCCGTAGGATTGATATTGAACGCTGTTGGCGGCTCGCCTACGGAGGCATGGATCGACCGGAAAACACTGGAATTCGAGTTTCCGGATATCTTACAGGATTGGACGAAGAACGACTTTATCCAAGATTGGGTACGTGAACGGGCGGCCTTAAACATCAAGCAAGCGTCCAACCCGCTCCAACGCCATCCGTATGAGCCTTGTTATCTGTTCGAGGCGGGTATCCAACCCCTTCATCGATATCCCATCAAAGGGATTATTTGGTACCAAGGAGAATCGAACGCCCATAATATGGAAGTACACGAACGATTATTCCCGCTATTGGTGAACAGCTGGCGCCAGAATTGGAACGCAGACCTGCCTTTCTACTATGTCCAACTATCCAGCATAGACCGCCCGAGTTGGACTTGGTTCAGGGACAGCCAACGCCGCCTGGCGCAAACCGTATCGAATACGGGTATGGCCGTTAGTAGCGATCGCGGGGATTCTTTAAACGTTCACCCTACCCGAAAAAAAGAGATTGGCGAACGACTGGCACATTGGGCCTTGAACAAGACCTACGGACATAACGTAATCCCATCCGGCCCTTTGTTCCGCAGCGCAACGTTTACCGATAACGCCGCCTATATCACTTTCGATTACGCAAAGGGCTTAACAACCTCCGATGGGGACCCCATCCGTACATTCGAGATCGCCGAGCAGGAAGGACTTTACTATCCGGCGCAAGCCGTGGTAGAGAACGGGAAAGTAAAGGTGTGGAACGATCAAGTGACTCACCCGAAGCTGGTACGCTACGGCTGGCAACCCTTCACGAGAGCGAATCTTGTAAACGAGGCGGGTATGCCGGCCTCTACGTTCCGGGCTATAAAAGAATAA
- a CDS encoding Crp/Fnr family transcriptional regulator yields the protein MKTNIALLIEQSVNVIDSLNKGLRLTPEEQQFFCEHFEREEIKKNEFTIRIGDYEKYLYFIESGILRYWTAQEYGDPDKEITFWFSFPGEFANSYFSLKENQPSLIHIQALTDCVIWKLSKLDLADLYQTSLNINKIARIVLEDALCRKITRETLLLGSSAEAIYEDLITKEKELINNIPLKYLASYIGVTPQRLSQIRRKVH from the coding sequence ATGAAAACCAACATCGCATTATTAATAGAGCAATCCGTTAACGTTATAGACTCCTTAAATAAAGGACTACGATTAACACCCGAAGAACAACAATTTTTTTGTGAACACTTCGAACGTGAAGAAATCAAGAAAAACGAGTTTACCATAAGAATCGGTGATTACGAAAAATATCTTTATTTCATAGAAAGTGGTATCCTACGTTATTGGACTGCACAAGAATATGGTGATCCGGACAAAGAAATCACCTTTTGGTTTTCTTTCCCGGGCGAATTCGCCAACTCGTACTTTTCCCTTAAAGAAAATCAGCCATCACTCATACATATACAAGCATTGACAGACTGTGTAATCTGGAAATTATCGAAGCTAGACTTAGCTGATTTATATCAAACCTCCCTAAACATAAATAAGATTGCAAGAATTGTTCTCGAAGATGCTTTATGCCGGAAAATAACGAGAGAGACCTTGCTACTTGGTTCCTCCGCCGAAGCTATTTATGAGGATCTTATAACCAAAGAAAAAGAACTGATTAATAATATACCATTAAAGTATTTGGCATCTTACATAGGAGTCACCCCTCAAAGATTAAGTCAAATAAGGAGAAAAGTTCATTAA
- a CDS encoding thiol-activated cytolysin family protein, with translation MRITSIFLFTIIIFGGLSCSNDDSLIHNKTKGILEKYPEPTVTITAHNHIPFLAKNILEEKAITKSVNIISDIAWANGFGRTITARSDEMVIPDNMNRYIYPGSILEASSIAETRFTPIPVKNNPVHVSVSFPAKKVGGTIKEPSLLNIRQFVMDLMQQNNIGKQSATLSFDVQKFVSYDELKMTFGSNENTGLLFWGTSSAQYQNKYRIIRSSGLCIKFIQKYFTLDMDIPSNGLISGTIPGGYSPVYVSSIAYGRIGILTLETNYDYEKANKLVKETFNSLFINKNNTLTKEQEAFFNSAEMKVFIAGGSGVTGVKTIGGIKEFTNYITEGGEFSASSPGKPIFCSFANYSDDSPYRINFKIDIDSDPVYARLEYDITKDVSGGNVKSWYTDANVYLRFYADKACSIKTIAQNYIGFNINRLILQQYVGPNYSVSKAREVKLDQNLTFHNQTKGIEYPIAYGHRMTETIGTTYLDRGNWTNDHFYLRAGKFYQVRPPINMKYTCFIDYHNQNEYDCSDFE, from the coding sequence ATGAGAATTACATCAATATTTTTATTTACAATCATCATATTTGGAGGATTATCATGTTCAAATGATGATAGCCTTATTCATAATAAGACTAAAGGAATCTTAGAGAAATATCCTGAACCCACTGTCACAATAACAGCTCATAATCATATACCTTTTCTTGCTAAAAATATTTTAGAAGAAAAAGCGATTACAAAAAGTGTAAATATTATCTCCGATATTGCATGGGCAAATGGATTTGGAAGAACAATTACAGCCCGATCGGATGAAATGGTAATACCAGACAATATGAATAGATACATATACCCGGGATCAATATTGGAAGCATCTAGCATTGCAGAGACACGATTTACTCCAATACCTGTAAAAAACAATCCGGTCCATGTCTCTGTCTCTTTTCCTGCTAAAAAAGTAGGAGGAACTATAAAAGAGCCTTCTTTATTGAATATCAGACAATTTGTCATGGATCTAATGCAACAAAATAATATAGGAAAACAAAGTGCAACATTAAGTTTTGATGTTCAAAAATTTGTATCATATGATGAATTAAAAATGACTTTTGGCTCTAATGAAAATACAGGATTATTGTTTTGGGGAACTTCTTCTGCGCAGTATCAAAATAAATATAGAATCATACGCAGCTCTGGACTTTGCATAAAATTTATTCAGAAATATTTCACATTAGACATGGATATTCCTAGTAATGGTCTAATTTCAGGAACTATACCAGGAGGATACTCACCTGTATACGTTAGCTCTATTGCCTATGGAAGAATAGGTATTCTCACACTAGAAACAAATTACGATTATGAAAAAGCTAACAAATTAGTGAAAGAAACTTTTAATTCGCTATTTATTAACAAGAATAATACACTCACAAAGGAGCAAGAAGCCTTTTTCAATAGCGCAGAAATGAAAGTTTTCATAGCAGGAGGATCAGGGGTCACAGGAGTTAAAACTATAGGAGGTATTAAAGAATTCACAAATTATATTACAGAGGGAGGAGAGTTTTCAGCATCCTCACCAGGTAAACCAATTTTTTGTTCTTTTGCAAACTATAGTGACGATTCTCCATATCGCATTAATTTCAAAATAGATATAGACAGTGATCCTGTTTATGCAAGACTTGAATATGATATAACCAAAGATGTATCAGGTGGAAATGTTAAATCATGGTATACTGATGCTAATGTTTATTTAAGGTTTTATGCAGATAAAGCCTGTTCAATCAAAACGATAGCCCAAAACTATATTGGATTTAATATAAATCGCCTTATATTACAACAATATGTTGGACCTAATTATAGTGTTAGTAAAGCAAGAGAGGTAAAACTAGATCAAAACCTCACTTTTCATAATCAAACAAAAGGCATAGAGTATCCAATTGCATATGGTCATCGCATGACAGAAACAATAGGCACTACATATTTAGATCGAGGAAATTGGACTAATGACCATTTTTACCTAAGAGCAGGTAAATTTTATCAAGTACGACCTCCTATAAATATGAAATATACATGTTTCATAGATTATCATAATCAAAATGAATATGACTGTTCGGATTTTGAATAA
- a CDS encoding cyclically-permuted mutarotase family protein — protein MHNKQQITGWLFFLLLCVAGCGQPVSKKQNTMINWTKLPDLPGAADTASLGVSAPFAGIHNGVLIVAGGCNFPDKPVTEGGAKRYYSEIFVLLPEGWKEIDRLPRPVAYGATVSTPEGIVCIGGNNSDSSLVEVSHISYNPTKGEVAVCALPSLPSPMDNLSAAFTGQEIYVAGGNENGQPCHTFLRLNLANIEKGWEQLPDFPGAARVQPVLAAGESPNGTRIYLAGGFQPILNEEEPIVPTDVLVFDPATFTWQQETVLPPFKDGANRTLTGGCAVTFQTDKILFMGGVNYDCFLAAIARPIHLAKAEAARDSAAITRLEAEAKAYMHHPVEWYRFNTTLLQYDLSTKAWSDLGEYEQLARAGAGAVIQDGRLTIINGELKPGIRTPQVNQAKL, from the coding sequence ATGCATAATAAACAACAAATCACCGGTTGGCTGTTCTTCCTGCTACTCTGCGTAGCGGGATGCGGCCAGCCTGTATCTAAAAAACAGAACACCATGATAAACTGGACAAAATTACCGGATCTACCGGGAGCAGCCGATACGGCTTCCCTTGGCGTTTCCGCCCCGTTCGCCGGCATCCATAACGGTGTATTGATCGTTGCCGGAGGTTGTAACTTTCCGGACAAACCCGTCACCGAGGGAGGAGCCAAGCGATATTATAGCGAGATATTCGTCCTTCTTCCCGAAGGCTGGAAAGAGATCGACCGACTGCCTCGTCCCGTCGCCTACGGCGCTACGGTTTCCACCCCGGAAGGTATCGTTTGCATCGGAGGAAACAACAGTGATTCTTCCTTGGTCGAGGTCTCCCACATCTCCTATAACCCCACGAAAGGAGAGGTAGCGGTTTGCGCCTTACCCTCCTTACCGTCTCCAATGGATAATCTCTCGGCCGCTTTTACCGGACAGGAGATTTACGTAGCAGGTGGAAATGAGAACGGACAACCCTGCCATACCTTCTTACGCCTCAACCTAGCGAATATCGAAAAGGGATGGGAACAACTACCGGACTTCCCGGGAGCAGCCCGTGTACAACCGGTATTAGCGGCCGGAGAAAGTCCCAACGGCACACGTATCTATCTAGCCGGAGGCTTCCAGCCCATCCTAAACGAAGAGGAACCGATCGTCCCGACGGATGTATTGGTATTCGACCCGGCAACTTTTACCTGGCAACAAGAGACCGTTCTTCCCCCGTTTAAGGACGGAGCGAACCGTACCCTAACAGGAGGCTGTGCCGTGACTTTCCAAACGGATAAAATCTTATTTATGGGAGGTGTGAACTACGATTGTTTCCTAGCCGCCATCGCCCGACCGATCCATTTAGCGAAAGCGGAGGCGGCGCGAGATTCAGCGGCCATTACCCGCCTAGAAGCGGAGGCCAAGGCCTATATGCACCATCCGGTAGAATGGTACCGATTCAATACCACCTTACTCCAATACGACCTATCCACGAAAGCATGGAGCGATCTGGGCGAATATGAGCAGTTGGCCCGTGCCGGAGCGGGAGCGGTTATCCAAGATGGCCGATTAACCATCATCAACGGAGAATTGAAACCGGGTATCCGCACGCCGCAAGTGAATCAAGCGAAATTATAA
- a CDS encoding aminotransferase class I/II-fold pyridoxal phosphate-dependent enzyme encodes MQNEFDNMTLKDFENRGQDLLTRAKQVDDYISYRHRIQHLPYRVISLTGSSAHMRVIDPYSNKEKEMISFVSNDYLGLSHHPEVIKAGIDALEQYGAGAGASPLIGGHNFLHEQLEQEIAHFLKNEYAITYTSGYAANCSTLLAMMGKEDIAIMDMFTHASVFDGCLCTNTKRFLHNDIDSLVHVLNNAKSFKNRFVIIDGVYSQDGDIAFLDQIYTVCKEHDAFLIVDDAHGIGVLGKTGRGIIEDYDLLDKVDIITGTFSKAFGCVGGYAIARKEIITLLRYYSRQNIFSAAATPQTAASAIKAIQLIDQEPQWRNTLADNIEYFKTGLETLGLDYGNTESAIFPVMVRNEHYVKEAARILFEQGIYVNPISYPAVPEKLSRLRFSLTAMHTKEELDKTFSILENIRKKYKLAQI; translated from the coding sequence ATGCAAAACGAATTTGACAACATGACATTAAAAGACTTCGAAAATAGAGGTCAAGACTTATTAACCAGAGCAAAACAGGTTGATGATTATATATCGTATAGACATAGAATCCAGCATTTACCTTATCGTGTCATCTCTTTGACCGGTTCTAGTGCCCACATGAGAGTGATCGATCCATATTCAAATAAAGAAAAAGAAATGATCAGTTTCGTTTCCAATGATTATCTGGGCTTATCACACCATCCAGAGGTTATAAAAGCAGGGATTGATGCGCTTGAACAATATGGAGCCGGAGCGGGGGCCAGCCCTTTGATTGGCGGGCACAACTTCTTGCATGAGCAGTTAGAGCAAGAGATCGCTCATTTCTTGAAAAATGAGTATGCAATAACCTATACATCCGGATACGCCGCAAATTGTAGCACATTACTAGCCATGATGGGTAAAGAAGATATCGCAATCATGGATATGTTTACTCATGCGAGTGTATTTGACGGTTGTTTATGTACCAATACAAAGAGGTTCCTTCACAACGACATCGATTCCTTGGTGCATGTCCTAAACAACGCAAAGAGCTTCAAAAATCGCTTTGTAATTATTGATGGCGTTTACTCCCAAGATGGGGATATCGCCTTTCTTGATCAAATTTATACCGTATGTAAAGAGCATGACGCATTCCTCATTGTTGATGACGCTCATGGTATTGGTGTATTAGGCAAAACAGGCCGAGGAATTATTGAGGATTATGATCTTCTCGACAAAGTAGATATAATTACCGGAACATTCAGCAAAGCTTTCGGATGCGTGGGAGGTTATGCCATAGCCAGAAAAGAGATCATAACTTTACTCAGATATTATTCAAGGCAAAATATATTTTCCGCTGCCGCTACACCCCAAACCGCCGCATCCGCAATAAAAGCCATCCAACTGATTGACCAAGAACCCCAATGGAGAAACACACTAGCCGACAATATCGAATATTTTAAAACCGGACTTGAAACCTTAGGTCTTGATTATGGTAATACCGAATCAGCGATATTCCCCGTAATGGTACGTAATGAACACTATGTGAAAGAAGCAGCTCGCATATTATTTGAGCAAGGAATATATGTAAACCCAATCAGTTATCCAGCTGTACCGGAAAAATTATCCCGTCTTCGCTTCAGCTTAACAGCTATGCATACGAAGGAGGAGTTGGATAAGACATTTAGTATCCTTGAAAACATTAGGAAGAAATACAAACTAGCACAAATATAA
- a CDS encoding MBL fold metallo-hydrolase gives MKKLGLLMMLLLLSRIALFCQAQTAGIEEKEVLRNEDVIFHQIDEHTWFGTGHLMANESLYLVEGETKAILIDAGTKIKDLDKLVASITDKPVTLVATHVHPDHTGSAIDYFPEIYINPADTIGIPEFMPNYKGKVCFLTDGEILDLGGRTLEVVFTPGHTPGSTTFVDKDAAYGFSGDSFGSGNLLLGVDFSTLISTCKKMSAVIEKYDIKYLYPGHYFGMNKETPQRVKDMITMSEDILSGKAQGEPNPQGMLGLDRVYTKYGVRINYKKESMK, from the coding sequence ATGAAAAAACTAGGTTTATTAATGATGTTGTTGCTCCTGTCAAGGATCGCTTTGTTCTGCCAGGCACAGACGGCGGGTATCGAGGAGAAGGAAGTGCTTAGGAATGAAGATGTGATTTTCCATCAGATTGATGAGCATACATGGTTTGGAACAGGTCATTTAATGGCGAACGAGAGCCTGTATCTGGTCGAGGGAGAAACGAAAGCGATCTTGATTGATGCAGGAACAAAGATCAAGGATTTGGATAAGCTAGTGGCTTCCATCACGGACAAGCCGGTTACGCTGGTCGCCACGCATGTGCATCCGGACCATACAGGCTCGGCTATCGATTATTTCCCGGAGATTTATATCAATCCGGCTGATACGATAGGTATACCGGAATTTATGCCGAATTATAAAGGCAAGGTCTGTTTCCTCACAGATGGCGAAATTCTAGATTTGGGTGGGCGTACCCTCGAAGTTGTCTTTACTCCCGGGCATACTCCCGGATCGACCACTTTTGTGGATAAGGATGCCGCTTATGGTTTTAGCGGCGATTCGTTCGGCTCCGGTAATCTATTGCTGGGAGTTGACTTCTCTACGCTAATATCTACTTGTAAGAAGATGAGTGCGGTGATCGAGAAATATGATATCAAATACCTCTACCCCGGACATTATTTCGGAATGAACAAGGAAACCCCTCAACGTGTAAAAGACATGATCACGATGAGCGAGGATATCCTGTCCGGCAAAGCACAAGGCGAGCCTAACCCACAAGGTATGTTGGGGCTAGACCGAGTATACACGAAGTATGGGGTTCGTATAAATTATAAGAAGGAGAGTATGAAATAA
- a CDS encoding DUF4377 domain-containing protein — protein sequence MKTRHLLNILLLALYTSSCNKEDTPLIKTETVKIFLLSETNRIQNEDIENHEYILAKEENQVDFQEINISAIEGFHYEKGYEYELLVEKKTLVNTNFDNNQTKYKLIELISKNKVDFKYLIITKENPFILHSAGGRFEMPLQCIKEKYINNKLSEKEHHPLKGLKYKIGTNYGGITNIVKEGKEIGFYKIIIERYGAYNMNGIPEWFCAFYTKNANLNFDLKPSPIYEQIFEQPQTKGEQYLILPIINISIGTFDI from the coding sequence ATGAAAACTAGACATTTATTAAATATATTATTATTAGCACTTTATACAAGCAGCTGTAATAAAGAAGACACCCCTCTAATCAAAACAGAAACTGTCAAAATATTTCTTTTATCAGAAACAAATAGAATCCAAAATGAAGATATTGAAAATCATGAATATATACTAGCAAAAGAAGAAAATCAAGTCGATTTTCAAGAAATAAATATTTCTGCGATCGAGGGTTTCCATTATGAAAAAGGGTATGAGTATGAATTACTAGTTGAAAAAAAGACCCTCGTTAATACTAATTTTGACAATAATCAGACTAAATACAAATTAATTGAGTTAATCTCAAAAAACAAAGTAGATTTTAAATATTTGATTATAACTAAAGAAAATCCCTTCATACTACATTCAGCCGGAGGCAGATTCGAAATGCCTCTGCAATGTATAAAAGAAAAATATATTAACAACAAATTATCAGAAAAAGAGCACCATCCTTTAAAAGGATTAAAATATAAGATTGGAACTAATTATGGAGGTATTACTAATATAGTAAAAGAAGGGAAAGAAATCGGTTTTTACAAAATAATTATCGAGAGATATGGAGCATACAACATGAATGGAATTCCTGAATGGTTTTGTGCTTTTTACACTAAAAATGCAAATTTAAATTTTGACCTAAAACCATCTCCAATCTATGAGCAAATATTTGAGCAACCACAAACTAAAGGAGAGCAGTATCTTATCCTTCCGATCATAAATATTTCAATTGGAACATTTGATATATAA
- a CDS encoding thiol-activated cytolysin family protein, with product MKKEIFILLTASLVVSSCVDNEDIYKNPDNSKKDQVLTLSKYPQKVIDIETGSKEHLALLNATTRSTFLIKDSVWPDKKGHSLIYETNEHGTAANTMRYIYLGSLLKGGSLEEQRFQRLTNELDPLYISYSFPAKIVGDIIEKPSLQSQRTSLSKIMNQEGMTGKQIVSFIYDMNQFTYYNELKLAFNCNIDVASVFNISTSVAQGKIRKKCGLVAKFIQKNFTVDLDLPADGCLLKNNNELSNVGPYDPVYISSITYGRMGVMMFDSSYAYDSLRVAVKAAFDAKIINGKLELTSEQTKIISEADLKIAIISGDGSYSVKTVDGINGFKEFIIAGGEFSKDVPGDPIFYSASYLSDDSPFYAKFRVNIPYK from the coding sequence ATGAAAAAAGAAATCTTTATCTTACTAACTGCTTCACTTGTAGTTTCTTCATGCGTTGACAATGAAGATATATACAAAAATCCAGACAATAGTAAAAAGGATCAAGTCTTAACACTATCCAAATATCCTCAGAAAGTCATAGACATTGAAACTGGCAGTAAAGAACACTTAGCTCTTTTAAATGCAACCACACGATCTACCTTTCTCATTAAGGATAGTGTTTGGCCGGATAAAAAAGGTCATTCACTCATATATGAAACAAATGAACACGGTACAGCAGCCAATACAATGAGATACATCTATTTGGGATCATTACTGAAAGGTGGCTCGCTAGAAGAACAGCGTTTTCAACGCTTAACAAACGAATTAGACCCTCTTTATATATCCTACTCTTTTCCTGCTAAGATTGTAGGAGATATAATAGAGAAGCCCAGCTTGCAGTCGCAAAGAACATCTTTAAGTAAAATAATGAATCAAGAAGGGATGACAGGCAAACAGATTGTTTCATTTATCTATGACATGAATCAGTTCACCTATTATAATGAATTAAAATTAGCATTTAATTGCAATATAGACGTTGCAAGTGTTTTTAACATATCTACAAGTGTTGCGCAAGGAAAGATCAGGAAGAAATGTGGATTAGTAGCTAAATTTATACAAAAAAATTTCACAGTTGATTTAGATTTACCAGCAGATGGATGCCTTTTAAAAAACAATAATGAATTATCAAATGTTGGTCCATACGATCCTGTTTATATAAGTTCAATAACCTATGGAAGAATGGGAGTAATGATGTTCGATTCTAGTTATGCATATGATTCATTAAGAGTAGCAGTAAAAGCAGCCTTTGATGCAAAAATAATAAATGGGAAATTAGAGCTAACAAGTGAACAAACGAAAATAATTAGTGAAGCAGACTTAAAAATTGCAATCATAAGTGGTGATGGTAGCTATTCTGTGAAAACAGTGGATGGAATTAACGGATTTAAGGAATTTATTATAGCTGGAGGAGAATTTAGTAAGGATGTTCCTGGAGATCCTATATTTTATTCAGCAAGCTACTTAAGTGATGATTCTCCATTCTACGCAAAATTCAGAGTAAACATACCTTATAAATAA
- a CDS encoding TIGR00730 family Rossman fold protein, producing the protein MEEKKINNISSVCVYCASSTKIPPIYFDAAKELGCLLGERKLRVVNGAGNIGLMCTVSDAALAAGGTVTGVIPHFMVEQDWYHKGLTELIEVETMHERKQLMANLSDAVIALPGGCGTLEELLEIITWKQLGLYLNPIVILNINHYYDPLLELLRNAMNENFMRPQHAKMWAVADTPEEAIRLIYAEPKWDASLRKIAAI; encoded by the coding sequence ATGGAAGAAAAGAAGATAAATAACATCTCGTCTGTTTGCGTGTATTGCGCGTCCAGCACGAAGATTCCCCCGATTTATTTTGACGCCGCCAAGGAATTGGGGTGTCTTTTGGGAGAGCGAAAACTACGGGTAGTCAATGGTGCCGGGAATATCGGTTTGATGTGCACTGTCTCCGACGCTGCGTTAGCGGCTGGTGGAACGGTAACGGGCGTTATCCCCCATTTTATGGTGGAGCAGGATTGGTATCATAAAGGCTTGACCGAGTTGATTGAGGTCGAGACGATGCACGAACGTAAACAGCTCATGGCAAACCTCTCGGATGCGGTGATCGCCCTTCCCGGTGGATGCGGTACATTAGAGGAACTTCTGGAGATCATCACTTGGAAACAACTCGGTCTCTACCTCAATCCGATCGTAATCCTCAATATTAATCATTACTATGATCCCTTGTTGGAACTTTTGAGGAACGCCATGAACGAGAATTTCATGCGTCCCCAGCACGCCAAGATGTGGGCGGTAGCCGACACGCCGGAAGAAGCTATCCGTCTCATCTACGCCGAGCCGAAATGGGACGCAAGCCTTCGGAAGATCGCGGCGATTTAA